From the Ancylothrix sp. D3o genome, one window contains:
- a CDS encoding type II toxin-antitoxin system VapC family toxin, with the protein MILLDTHIWLWLLHDPSHLSVTANSAIAAEESQNGLLVSAISVWEIAVKSSLGKLTLPLPISEWYAAARTHSGIVIEPVNPLDMISSTQLPGEFHKDPADRILVAIARRYDIALVTCDEKILSYPDVKTIW; encoded by the coding sequence ATGATTTTATTGGATACACATATTTGGCTTTGGCTGCTACACGATCCCAGTCATTTGTCTGTCACGGCAAATTCTGCAATCGCGGCTGAGGAAAGCCAAAATGGTTTATTAGTTTCTGCTATTTCTGTTTGGGAAATCGCTGTGAAATCGAGTTTAGGGAAGCTGACTTTACCTTTGCCGATCTCAGAGTGGTACGCGGCAGCAAGGACTCATTCAGGTATAGTAATAGAGCCAGTAAATCCGTTGGATATGATTAGCAGTACGCAGCTTCCTGGGGAGTTTCATAAAGATCCTGCTGATCGCATTTTGGTAGCGATTGCGCGCCGTTATGATATTGCTTTGGTTACTTGCGATGAAAAGATTTTGAGCTATCCTGACGTTAAAACGATTTGGTAG